A window from Tenacibaculum singaporense encodes these proteins:
- a CDS encoding HesB/IscA family protein, with translation MIKVSDTAKKKVIELMTDDGFDTATDFVRVGVKSGGCSGLSYDLTFDKTQQENDKVFEDNDVKIVVDKKSFLYLVGTTLEYSGGLNGKGFVFNNPNANRTCGCGESFSL, from the coding sequence ATGATAAAAGTTTCAGACACAGCAAAAAAGAAAGTCATTGAACTAATGACCGATGACGGATTTGATACTGCAACCGACTTTGTTCGTGTTGGAGTGAAAAGTGGCGGTTGTTCAGGATTATCATACGACTTAACTTTTGACAAAACCCAACAAGAAAACGATAAAGTTTTTGAAGATAACGATGTAAAAATTGTTGTTGACAAAAAGAGTTTTTTATACCTAGTTGGAACAACTTTAGAATATTCTGGAGGTTTAAACGGTAAAGGATTTGTATTTAACAATCCTAATGCTAACAGAACTTGTGGTTGCGGAGAGAGTTTCTCTCTATAA
- a CDS encoding MbnP family protein — translation MKYFLTLFFSVLFFSCSSDNDESIKEVSVKLKFSQNWDGTIIEKSDLENTEFTNKTGSKLTISRLRYLISRISLVNGAGDTTKFDSYKLIDVSKPDSLTHSLSKKISEGSYKLLFTFGFNNSDNQSGTYPDLNSADWNVPDMMGGGYHYMQLDGKYKDTLGVENPYNFHAVRAYDKEKDSILDTSFRIETSSILLKNNATVEIKMNVAGWFKSPNDWDLNEKSVDLMMDFEAQKEISENGKSGVFSLGNISQ, via the coding sequence ATGAAATATTTTTTAACTCTCTTCTTTAGTGTATTGTTTTTTTCTTGTAGCTCAGATAATGATGAATCTATCAAAGAAGTTTCAGTAAAACTAAAATTTAGTCAAAACTGGGATGGTACTATAATTGAAAAATCTGATTTAGAAAACACCGAATTCACCAACAAAACAGGAAGTAAACTTACTATAAGCAGACTACGCTATTTAATCTCACGCATTAGTCTTGTTAATGGTGCAGGAGACACGACTAAGTTTGATAGTTACAAGCTAATTGATGTAAGTAAACCAGACAGTTTAACACACAGCCTTTCTAAAAAAATATCAGAAGGAAGCTATAAACTACTTTTTACCTTCGGTTTTAATAATAGTGACAATCAAAGTGGAACATATCCAGATCTAAACTCTGCTGATTGGAATGTACCCGATATGATGGGAGGAGGATATCACTACATGCAACTAGATGGTAAATACAAAGATACCTTAGGGGTAGAAAATCCATATAATTTTCATGCAGTAAGAGCTTACGATAAAGAAAAAGACTCTATTTTAGACACTTCTTTTAGAATTGAAACTAGCTCTATACTCTTAAAAAACAATGCTACTGTAGAAATCAAAATGAATGTAGCTGGGTGGTTTAAAAGTCCTAATGATTGGGATTTAAACGAAAAAAGTGTTGATTTAATGATGGATTTTGAAGCTCAGAAAGAAATTTCTGAAAACGGTAAAAGTGGTGTATTTAGTTTAGGAAACATTTCTCAATAA
- a CDS encoding cytochrome-c peroxidase has product MMLKSIYLSLLLLLLISCSSKGEEESVYTPVPANLEIPELFQQKLIAPVIPTNNPLTEEGIALGKKLFFDPILSKDNTQSCASCHDPKNAFTDDTRFSEGVDGKFGTRNSMPLFNLAWNFDERFMWDGKELSIERQAFSPVRNPIEMHSDWKNVAKKLQEHDEYPILFQQAFGASKIDSTFVTKAIAQFERTLISGNSKFDQYLLGKVELTSEEQNGFNVFMDETRGDCFHCHGSDNNPLWTDNKFHNNGLDETFTDIGLGAVTGDPNDNGKFRSPSLRNLKFTAPYMHDGRFATLEEVINHYSEGLKLSSTIDPLMKKANQGGVQLSDKDKADLKAFLLSLSDDNFVNNPKFQQ; this is encoded by the coding sequence ATGATGCTAAAAAGTATATACCTTTCTTTACTTCTACTTCTTTTAATCAGTTGTTCTTCAAAAGGAGAAGAAGAAAGTGTATACACACCTGTTCCTGCTAACTTAGAAATCCCTGAGTTATTTCAACAAAAATTAATAGCTCCTGTTATTCCAACTAACAATCCTTTAACAGAAGAAGGAATAGCTTTGGGAAAAAAATTGTTTTTCGACCCTATTTTATCAAAAGACAACACACAATCTTGCGCTAGTTGTCACGACCCAAAAAACGCTTTTACCGACGACACTCGTTTTAGTGAAGGAGTCGATGGTAAATTCGGAACGCGAAACTCAATGCCGCTATTTAATTTAGCTTGGAATTTTGATGAACGTTTTATGTGGGACGGAAAAGAACTCAGTATTGAACGTCAAGCATTCTCACCTGTTCGTAATCCAATTGAAATGCATAGCGATTGGAAAAATGTAGCTAAAAAACTACAAGAACACGATGAATACCCAATCCTTTTTCAACAAGCTTTTGGAGCATCAAAAATAGATTCGACCTTCGTTACCAAGGCAATCGCTCAGTTTGAAAGAACTCTAATTTCAGGAAATTCAAAATTTGACCAATACCTTTTAGGTAAGGTAGAATTAACTTCAGAAGAACAAAACGGGTTTAATGTGTTTATGGATGAAACTAGAGGAGACTGTTTTCATTGTCATGGGAGTGATAACAATCCTTTATGGACAGACAACAAGTTTCATAACAATGGCTTAGATGAAACTTTTACCGATATTGGTTTAGGCGCTGTTACAGGTGACCCAAATGATAATGGAAAATTTAGAAGTCCTTCCTTACGAAACTTAAAATTTACTGCCCCATATATGCACGATGGACGATTTGCTACTTTAGAAGAAGTAATTAATCATTATTCTGAAGGATTAAAACTATCTTCTACCATTGACCCTTTGATGAAAAAAGCTAACCAAGGAGGTGTGCAGCTCTCAGATAAAGATAAAGCAGATTTAAAAGCTTTTCTTTTAAGTCTTTCCGATGATAATTTTGTAAACAATCCTAAATTTCAACAATAA